The DNA window ggcccagccctgcctgtaGGGCACGTGGAGGGAGATGAAGCAGGGGCGGATCAGTGAGGCTGCCATGGCTGGGCATGCTGTGGGGAGGACGCACGGGGTCAGGGGAGGCTTGCTGGCCACGGGAAGGAGCCATTCCCCCACCTTGCATGGAGCATGAGTGCATCTGCATGCACAGATGCACCTGATGTAAATTTGCACCCCTTAaatgtgtgtattttaaataagtgGGTCTCACAAGCTGATAAACACTGTGCAAGGGCACCCACCTTTGGGATCAGATGCAAAAAGCTGCCCACGGGTGCCAAGCCGTCCTGCCACCCCTTTGCTATGCTGCTCTGCCCCATGCCCGTGCCTGGGGTCGCAGAGGGGGGAAAGCCCTGAGCCTTGGCCACGGCAGGTCCCCTCTGGAGCCATGTGTCCCTCAAGGGTGCCGCAGGGAAGTTAGTGGGGAAATCTGCGCGAGGGaggtgtgtgtgcgtgtgtaaACAAGACTGTGGGGACAAGGGTTGTGGTGGGGGAATGTCCTGTACCAGCGACCAGGAACATGGAGGTTGGACTGGTAAACACAGAGCAACATGCTGGTTACAGCTAAGAGGCTCCTGTGCTGCCCCAGCATTTGTCAGCAGTGTCCCACAAATggcagggggagcagaggggtcACAGCAAGCTGATgtgcccttcccttccccagcaagGATGGTATGGAGCTACCTCAGGGCAGTGACCTTGCCCTAGGGGCATGGAGGGTGAAATAGGAAGGACACTGTGGGAAAAGCGACCTCCCTCCCCGCCCAAATACCCATCACAtgctgagggggaaaaaaaagacctgtCCAAAAAACCCACTCGGCATCACCTCTGAAGGGCATCCAGCTGAGGGTTCCTGACCCCATGCCACACACCAGCCACCCCGGCCAGACCCCATAGAGGTGcactggggtgtgtgtgtgggagggaCACCTGCTTAATTAATTCCCTTCCACCTTCACAatgcccaccccacccccccaaaaggGCTTTGCACTGAGTgctccctgcaggcagggcgcagggctctgccaggctggggggggtAGGCTGCACTGcaccccccctgccatgggggagcagggggcccagcagcaccctgttggGACCCCCAGCTGGTCCACACTGGCCCGGGGAGGGGTATCCTCGCTGGGGCCCCTGTCCCGGTAAGCACATGGGCAGgagccctccctccctcctttccccccgcGCCCTGTGCGATCAGCATTGGTTCCGCTCTGCCACCGCCACCACCTCTCCCAGCTGCGCCGCCCCGTCACCCCCAGTCCCGCCACCCCCCCGTGCCCGTGGGGGCCCGTGGGGCCCTGGCTTGCCCTCGGCCTGTGGCTCACCGGGGTCAAGGCTGCAGGCGAAGGGGAtgccggggcaggggctggcccCGGAGAGGCGGTTCAGTTTGCTCCTCCCCAGCATGCAACAGGCCATGGCGGGACGGGGAAGGGGGTTGGCAATGCCAGGGAGgctgcaaagcaaaagcagcgTGCCCTGCCATGGGGACGCCTCCCCGGCGGGAGGAAGCGGTGCGTGCCATCCTGGACAAGGACGGAGCGGGCACACGTGGcgtggggctgtgctggtgtggcATGGGAATCCTCTGGCACGTCTAACACTGGGGATGTGTGGCTGCCGGACACTGCAGGTGCCCAAAGTTTGTATCGACCCTGGAGGTGCCGGGCTGCCTTTGCAGAACAAAAAGCTGCCCAGGCTGATAACCGCAGGCACTGCGGCTGCCGGCTGGGGGATGAGCAAAGGCAGGAGATGAACTGGCTGCCAGGTGGTGGCTGGGGGTCCCCTGGGACCAGTGATGAAATGGCTCATGCCTGTGCTGGGTCATTCCCTGTCGTGGCAGTGCGTGCAGTGGGGAATATGTGCCCCTGCCCAATGCTAGGAGCTCCATGGTGCCCAGGGTACCTGGCGGAGACATGTGGGGAGCAGCGTGTGGATAGGGGGTGACAGCTCTGCAAGGGGTCTGGTGTCAGTCACAGGATGGGTCTTGCTCCAGGCTGACCCCACACAGCTGCATCTGCTCCCCGATCCCAGCCCATGGCCCGACGGCCTTGCTGACATTCCTGAGCCCCTCTAGTCATGAtcccctctctccctgctgtCTGTGGCTGTTTTTGGATGAATCCTGCTCTCTTTGTGTGTCCAGGACCATGTCGCTGCCCATATCGTGTCTGTGtctgctgcccttccctgccttATCATGTTTTTGTACAGAGCCTAGGTATGATAAACTGTTCAAATATTTGCAGAGATGTCCGTGTACAGCTGAAGCAGTGAGCTCCTCTTGTTTGGTTGGGGAGCGGAATCTACCAGCGCTGTGATTTCCCAAGGGAGCACCAGCTCCTCACACCACCACCGCTCCCCCCGCATAGTGGGGCTGGGACCGGACACCCGGGGCTTGCTGTGGGGCCAAGCATAGCCCGAGAGCAGCCATGGCACCACGTGCCAGGATGGCACAGCCTTTGTGGTGTCACCCCATGAGGCAGGGAGCTCTGGCACCCCTGGGGTGCCGGACAGTCACCTGTTTTTTTGGCTGCAGAGTGACGGAAGCTATGCTGGCAGTTCCCCAGGGACCTTGTGCGTGGGTGGCACTGTGCGATGTCACCCCATGGTCCCGCAACCCTTTGGTGCAAGCAGTGCCCTTGGCAATGCTGCCGGCTCTCCTGTGCCTGTGGGAGGGTTTCGAGTGGCTGTGCCTGGCTTTTGCTGGCATCGCCACCTGGCACCCTCTgcaccagcccagcaccaggcaCCGCTTTGCCCCAGCACGGCTCGGGCTCGGATGTCACAGCAGGATCCCGAAGGCACGTGGCACCGAGGGGGACAGTGCCTGCCTTGTTGCCATCCCCTGAGGCGGGCGGTAGTGGCTGGGGTGCAgtccctgtgctggctgggctcTTCTCCTCCCTCTGGGGCGGGGAGAGTGGACAGGAGATAAAAGGGAGACCAGGAGCAGCTGGGCATTgctgagctgctggggctgggagcgaGGGCTGGCCGGAGGACAGCAGCGAGAAGTGAGTTATTGAGGGCTTGTTCTCGCGGGGGAGAGGGCTGTGGATTGGGGGTTCGTCCATCCTGAGCAGACCCCACCGtaccctgctccctcccccgcTCCCTGGATCgttcccccccccagccccatgtcATTCCCCTGCCCATTAAATATGCTGGATCCTGGAGGGACAGGGATTGTCCTTGGTATGGATATCTCCAATCATAGTATGAATACTCCTGGGGTGGCAGGGTTAGGGGGCTGTGGGAGGAAGGGGCTTCAGGCAGATACTGGGGGCAAGGGGGATTAAAGGCTCTGCACACCTCTGAAGTGCCTTGTGGGACATCAAGGGCTCTCAAGGTGACCTGAAGGTGAAACTGTCCCTGTTCCACTGACTCCCCACTGGTGGCTGGGACAAGGGGGGCTGCATCCCTGCCCACCCCTGGGGTGAAGACAGGCTCCTGGGCCAGGGCTGGGTCTGGTTttcggggctggggaggtggaGAAGGCCCATGGGGGAGCGGGACCTTCATCCCCCGACACACGAAGCAGGTGCCTCACCTATGGGGGAGACTGTGGCACCCGGCTGTTGCAGCTGGTGCTCACGAAAGCTGGCAGCGAGGGTGCTGTGCTTGCTGGGAGCTGGACACCCTGATCCCCTCACCTCGTGCCCCTTTCCTTGCCCCGCTAGCGTGGGTGTCCTGGctcccagtgctgtgctgggacCAGTATGATACTGCCCACCAGTCTTTGTCCGCCCTGAAGAGGCGTGTGGGGAGGTGGTTTGGGGTTGCAGTGGGGCTGGAAGGACCCCATTGGGTtgagccctggggcagaggggagacTAATGCCCCATTTCCCTGCCAGGGCCGGGGGTCTGGGAtggggctgctggtgctggcCCTGGCcgcctggctggggctggggctggcctcGGCATCTGAGGAAGTGGCCAACAGCAGCTGGCTCTGCCGAGAGGCGCCAACATGGAGCGTCAACGGCTTGAGCCCCATGGcgggggcagcagggcaggtgacGGTGGTGGCCCTGCTGAAGGCCAGCTGACAattctgcctgcagcaggccCGCAGGTGAGCCCTGCTCCCCCTACCCCAGACCCAGCCCCGCCACCCTGGGGGACGGCATGGtggcccccaccccagcacccctctCCCAGTGTCTCCTTCCCCGCAGCCTCGGGGACCTGCGGGAGAAGCTGACCCGACAGGGCACAGTCGACGTCCGCTACATGATCGTCAACGAGAAGGCACCGCTCTCCCGTGCCATGTTCGGGGAGCTGGAGCGCCAGGCCCCCCCTGgcgtccctgtcttccagccgGAGCCGGAGGAGCCCGATGTCTGGCAGGTCCTGGGGGGCGACAAGGACGACTTCCTCGTCTACGACCGGTGAGTGTCCCCCATCTCGGCTGAGGCTTTCCGTGGGGATTACAAAGTGTTTGGTGGGCTTCCCAAAACTCCCCCCATGGCTGGGCCAGGGGGACCCCAGACCCCCCCACCTTGAGCCAGGCCATGGTTTCTTCCTGCAGGTGCGGCCGCCTGGCTTTCCACATCCAGCTGCCCTACAGCTTCCTCCACTTCCCCTACGTGGAGTCGGCCATCCGCTTCACCCACAGCAAGGACTTCTGCGGCAACTGCTCCTTCTACCCCAACACCACCCAGGAGGTAAGGAGCAGGGATGCTCGCTGGAGCCAGCGTtgcacaacaggaaaaaaaccccaaccttatCTTCACATCGGGGACAGGGTCTGGGTTGGCAGCCATCCTTGTCCGTGGTGTAGAGGGAAGGTGATGAAAGGTCTGGAATAGGGCAGTTAAATAAGTCAGAGCTTTCAGGTTGGGAAGGAACAGGCTAACAGGGTCATAGCTCAGGTCTGGAAAAGCTAACTAGGGTCGCTGGCTGTTCTGGTGTAAGAAAGGGGCAGGCAATGGACCCAGAGGTAGCAAGTtcagagcaaagaaaaggaCGTAGCTCCGGGCTCAGCATGCAATTAGTCACTTTCTAGGAGAAAAATCTATATAGAAATATTAAATGCAACGTCCCTTTCCTGGCTCAGGAATTCCCTGGACCACAGACAGCTACAGCAAGGGAAGTAGGTACAGAGGCTCATGCTCTATGTGCTTCCGTCTCTCCTGTCCTCCCTGTGTCCTGGGTCAGGGCTGGAGAGCCTTTGCTCTGACCCACGGAGCTTTCTGTGTGACGGATGCTGGTCTGCTTTCATCCCAGCTCACAGGCATACTCACAGGCTCACTGCGGGGCCACGTGTGCATTCACATTCAGCACCAGTCCTTGTGTTACTTTCCCCAGGCTAACAGTACCATGGAGGTCCCTGTAACCCTGAGCCCACTTCCCAAACAAGAGGGGAAGGAGTCAGAGACCCCCATTCACCAGCACAATCCCCTCCATCCTCACCACCACCATGAGGTCAGCAGCGAGAGAGCCACAGACCCAAGTGGGGACCACGAACCTGCCACCCATGCTCACCACCACCATGGAGACCACGGCCAGCCCCATCATGAggggaagaagcagaaggaaggaaatgggcACTAAGCCAGGCTGGGCAGCCTTGCAGAAGAACCCAGCAGTGTGCAGACCATGCCAACTTGCTTTCCAGAGGCATGAAAGGACCCGCTTTGGGCTGCTGGTCAGCAGCAGCATTGGTATAACAAGCCCCTCCAGCATCCCCCATGTGGTTTGTACTCCCACACTGTGACCAGGGATGAAAAACCCTTTTAGACCCACCCCGCAGGTGCTGCATTTTCAGCACCAGGTCTTGGTTCTGagccttcctctgcctccaccTGCCTTTCTGTGCTCAATGAAGCCTGCTGTGCAAACCAGGAGGTCCCTGGTCACTGCTGGCTGACACTGCAcggagcagcagggcaggggtggaAGGGCCAGAACTGGGACgggagcagcactgccagcatgCTCTGCATGTCCTGGCACCCTGGGTGTCCTGGCCAGGGAGCGAGGGGAGGCACAGCGTGTGTCCTGCAGGAGGTGATCCCAGGGGTTGGGAGCACTAGGAGTGGTGGGAGGTCGCAGCTCCCCATGGTCTAAACCCTGTACCCCCATAGCTGTCACATCCTGGGGACCCTCCAGGCCTTGCACACGGGTATGTGCAGTAGTGATGGGTGGCCGCAAGATGGTGGCCTTGCCCCCTCTTGGAGACGTAGGGGCTGTATCCGGGGCCGTGGGGGTGAGGATCCGGGGGTCTCTCCTGGGGGAGAAGCGAGATTGGAGGGCGATGTGGATATCCAGAGTACGAATAAAACCGCTGTGAAATGAACCCAGCTCAGCCTGGCCTCTGGTGGGGCCCCTTCCCCAGAGAGGGTGGGAGGCTCACTCAGCGCTGGCATTTCTCGCTGCATTCCCTAGGCGTTTCTCTCAGCACAGGGAGGGACTTGGAGCTGCATGTGGACCCCATAAAGCATTCCCCTGTTGAGAGGCTGGGTGGTAAAGGGATTGAAGACCAAAGAGGCCCCATCTTTTCATACCTTCTAGTTACCTTCTGCCAGGATGGGAACCCAGGGCTCAGTCCCACCCAGGGCTGTGCATTAACCCTGCACTCCCAGGAAGAACTTTGGCTCAGTACCTCAATCTCTGGCTTGTAGGCGTGATGTTGGTGCCCGTCCTGAGCTGCTGTTGTGGGGCTGAAGTTCCCACATGCAGTCCGAGGTCACCTTGGGCATCTTGTCCCCAGTGCCCAGCACAGTGTTGGGGGCTGCCCAGCCCTCAAGCAGCTAAGTGCTGCATCCCTGGCAGGCAGCCgtgcctgcctgcaccccagGCTGCCCCCATGCCTGTCTCAGCCCTGTTCACTCCAGCTCCATCCATCATCCCACACAGTCCCACTCAATGCCTCCTGTCATCTTTCCATCCCTCCTCTGGGCCCCACAGCCTGAGTGAGGAGCAAAGGCATGGGTTTTTTGCTCAGTGTTATGCGGCACTATGCTGTGGTGCATGTCTTGCTGCTGATGCTCTGAGTTGATTTTCTCGCCACGTCCTGCGAGGCTGCATCCCTCCACCCTGTCTCTGTGGGTGGATGCTCTGCCCAACAACTGGGGCAAGAGCCAGGGTGAAGATGAGCTGTTCCTTGTGAGGATGAGGACAACAGGATCAGGTGGGTCTTTCTCATCAGCCCATGGGAGCCAGCCATGCTCTCCCACAGGGCTCTGGCTGAGACCCTGCTCCACTCTCCTCCATCTcccttgctccctccctccacctcctcccccgTCCTCCTCtacctgctcccagcagcccaCAAGGGCACCTctgtctgctgcttctgccatcAATATTGAggttatctttttcttctggcagCTGCTGTAATTGAAACAAAGCAGGCCGCGTCTCACGGGCTCCACTCCTCTTGCTCAttttgctggtgctgctgagACAACTAATTCATCCTATCGATGTGTGGTTGGCCTCTTTTCCACCAGATCCAGGCAGAGCCCTCTCCCCTCTATGGCTGGTGGGAGCAGTCTGTGTCTCTGTGGCGTGCTGCTCTGACCCAGGCTCTGGTCCTCAGCTtgcagcagctgggtgctggccACCAGCAGGAGATGCCAGGGGAGCTGGCTGTGGGGGAGAGGTGCAGACTGGGAGGGTGTTGATGacttttgtctctttcttttgccttctgaTGCTTCCTCAGCCCTTTCACTAAATTCTACATCCTTTCTTTGCACAGATTCTAAAGGTGTCCCTGGCAAGTAGGTGACATTGTGATGAGTGGGGCACACACAGATTTGCATTCCCTTGCTGACAGCCAGATCTGCAATTAGCAGTGACAGATAGAGGAATCACGTCTGGTGCTGGGTGGGTAGCCCACTGGCACTGTGCTGCACTGCTACCGTTTGGCTACCTCCCAGTGGATGAATTTCTAGCCCTGAAGACTTGGGCTGCTCTTTTGCTTTGGGTAGAGAAATTGAGTCTCTTTAGCTGTGACACTGTTTGGGTTAAGTCCTCTGTGTGTAATGGCCAGGGTTTGGGGTGAAGCTGATGCTGCTCCATATGTTATTGTCCAAAGGCATGAAGGGTTTGAGGGGCTGTGCTTGGGGGCCCCCATGGCATCGCTCACCCCCCAAAAGGTGCTGGAGACCTGGAGCTCTTCAAAACCTGTGTTGGTGTCTAcactccagcagtgctgaggGAGAGCTTTGCTCTGAGTGGGCTGGAGGAGAGGTATTTTGCAGGAGTTAACAGGCTTTTCGCATCGCTAATGTCTGGGGGAGTAATGCTGTTAGTAGGAGTCAGAGAGCTCCAAGGAGTGCTCAGCTGTCAGTGGGGCTGGCTCAGCAGGAGAGGGTCCAGGGCAAGAAAATAGGGCTGACTTCAGGAACTGGCAGTGCTGTGCCGTGGTACCCTGGTGTCTGTGGCTGTGCCACCGCCCCAGAGGAGGACAGTCCCCAGTCCCACGTCACATGCAGCCTGCTGCCTTGGCCCTGTTGCTGCTCCTGCCAGGACCCAGGCTGAGCCTCACAGGAGAGGGGGAACAGCCAGTCCTAATGTCAACAGAGGCCTGTTGTGCAGCGATGCTGTGTCAAGAAGAGGAATGGGTCCCTCCTCCTCCGCCCATTCATCTGGCAGCCGGGGCTGGCATGCCGCCAAGCCAGGCTGCTTTGGAAACATTTCATtgaggaggcagctgagcctaggaaaacagaatgaaaatatacAGAGAGATCACTGTTGTTAGGCAAAATAAATGCAGGCGGCTGCATTTCTGTCCCCCAAGTCCAGCTCAGCAAGGCCCCTCTTGCTTCTATGGAATGAGGGTgaatgctgctgcctggggatggCAGCCATGTATCTTCATTGTGGGTTAGGAGCTGGGGAATGAGGGCTGCAGACCTTGTCCCCAGCTTTGGCCAACTTGCTGATGTCCCCAGGGAGTAGGTCCAGAATCACCTTGATGTGGCATCACCCAAGGAGATGGGacagagcacagaaacagcCACAGAAGTGAGCCAGCCCCAGTGACTTTTGTCCCCTACACAGCCACCAGTGATGAAGGCTGGTGAAGACAGGGCTGAGGAAGTGCGTCAGCTATTGGCCTCGTTCATTCCCGTCTCCCTCCCCCACATCAACCATGGTTCCTGGCTGGGCATGaggccaccagcagcacagagcccgGTCCCCAGGTTTTCAAAGCCCCATTGCTCAGCACGCCCCATCTTTTCTCTGccaggagggagagagcagagtCACCCCAAATTGGTCCCCAGGGACAGAGGGTGGAGGCATCTCTCTGACTTTTGAGCAAAGAGTCACCTCTCCCGTTGTTTCCCCCATAACCTCTCCTCCCTCCAGAGACCTCCAAGTCTCTCCCCAGCTATTTGCCGACCTACAAGAGACCCATCTCAgctcctcccctctctcctgaTGGGTCCAGAGTGGTTTGGGATaggcagagctggagccctATCCCCATAGGATGTTAAGGCTCTCACCCTTCCATAGGTGGTCTTAGTGCCATCTCCATGCAAGAATGAAACAGGCATTTCTCCATGCTGCTGGTTTCTAGCTCCTACCTTTGTTTGTCAGTGATGGACGATGGCATGGAGGGAACAATTTGCTTCTGTTAGTTATGGTTTTGATCTGGGGGTTGAAAGGAGCCCTGCGTGAGCAGACAAAGCCCAAACAGCACCCCAGCAGAGACATATCTCACCAGCCCAACATGTGTGGATTTGCAGCATGGAGGTGCCCAAGGCTGAAATTGGATCCTGCGCTGGTCCCTGCATTTGTAGGAGCTTTATTAAAATTCAGGCTCCCTTCTCTTGCCTTAGCAAGCTACTCCTTTTTTGCTGCCATGCAAGGGGAGATTTGCCGTGTCTCTCTCCATCTGTTTCTCTTCAAGACGAGCCAGGTGTGGTGCCTGGTTTTCAGCTGAACCAAGGTGTGGTGCCGAGTTGCTGCATCCTGCTCTCGCTTTGGGTGGCTTCAGGTGGTGCAG is part of the Phalacrocorax aristotelis chromosome 6, bGulAri2.1, whole genome shotgun sequence genome and encodes:
- the LOC142059225 gene encoding selenoprotein Pb-like isoform X1, coding for MGLLVLALAAWLGLGLASASEEVANSSWLCREAPTWSVNGLSPMAGAAGQVTVVALLKASUQFCLQQARSLGDLREKLTRQGTVDVRYMIVNEKAPLSRAMFGELERQAPPGVPVFQPEPEEPDVWQVLGGDKDDFLVYDRCGRLAFHIQLPYSFLHFPYVESAIRFTHSKDFCGNCSFYPNTTQEANSTMEVPVTLSPLPKQEGKESETPIHQHNPLHPHHHHEVSSERATDPSGDHEPATHAHHHHGDHGQPHHEGKKQKEGNGH
- the LOC142059225 gene encoding uncharacterized protein LOC142059225 isoform X2, yielding MERQRLEPHGGGSRAGDGGGPAEGQLTILPAAGPQPRGPAGEADPTGHSRRPLHDRQREGTALPCHVRGAGAPGPPWRPCLPAGAGGARCLAGPGGRQGRLPRLRPAMVSSCRCGRLAFHIQLPYSFLHFPYVESAIRFTHSKDFCGNCSFYPNTTQEANSTMEVPVTLSPLPKQEGKESETPIHQHNPLHPHHHHEVSSERATDPSGDHEPATHAHHHHGDHGQPHHEGKKQKEGNGH